A genomic window from Chloroflexota bacterium includes:
- the infB gene encoding translation initiation factor IF-2, producing the protein MTEMNSAEEPKNAEAAPVETPAAPAKEKKPSRAKKPESAPAPAPARPSARPSIYDVISATAKRAEEDKAAKAAAHKERAQAQDKAAAAKPPASPAAARLGAKKPASPFLAASIVRPAVSKVPTMAPESELPTAPETQDTAPVDAKLVEAAPVAEITAPPSDLAAPLAPPLVQSPAEPKLVAPTAETPAKPAEARAEHPKHPGTTAVAPKSAEARVDQTRPAPRPQQRMGQGQQGQGQHQQRPRQGGQGVQGAPRPQSGAPSTTQSRPGQGTGNRPPGSSTQGQRPGGPGRGFQQPPPSRRPVAPRSQRRAAIAAAPVAPPPPAPAKPAGPIVLPPIVTVRELAETLNVPVGEMLKKLLKIKILATINQTLDYNTASLIAEEFDLKTKALDQADSKVEAKTVDLRSVADKGAGHSRPPVVTVLGHVDHGKTSLLDAIRNTSVAAGEAGGITQHIGAYQIEKQGRLITFLDTPGHEAFTAMRARGAQLTDVAVLVVAADDGVMPQTVEAINHARAANVPIVVALNKVDRESADPARVMRQLSDHELVVEEWGGTVPMVKVSARKNTGIEELLDMILLVADLEEHRADPLASAVGTVVEAEVDRSRGPVATLLVQNGTLHQSDYLVVGQVWGRVRAMFDDHGARIAEALPSKPVLVLGLPTVPEAGSTFQVVSDERTARDLAGQRAVELQNAGELKTAKALSLDDLYAQMQAGRMHELNLILKADVNGSLEPIRNSLERLSTDALHVRILHQGLGNVSESDVSLALASAAIVIAFNVEVDSAAKRVAAGEGVDVRQYSIIYKLIEDVDKALKGLLEPTFKEVISGRAEVRALFKVSKKLVAGCFITEGKAVRSGQVRLMRGGKQIWDGRVAGLKRFTEDVREVLTNFECGIMLENYEEFKPGDLLVFYHKEKEA; encoded by the coding sequence ATGACTGAAATGAATAGCGCCGAAGAACCGAAGAACGCCGAGGCCGCGCCGGTCGAGACGCCCGCCGCGCCGGCCAAGGAGAAGAAGCCATCCCGGGCCAAGAAGCCAGAAAGCGCACCCGCACCCGCGCCGGCTCGTCCGTCAGCGCGCCCGTCGATCTACGACGTGATCTCGGCGACTGCGAAACGAGCCGAAGAGGACAAGGCTGCTAAAGCGGCGGCGCACAAGGAGCGCGCCCAGGCGCAGGACAAAGCCGCGGCGGCCAAACCTCCAGCCTCGCCCGCGGCGGCCAGGCTCGGCGCCAAGAAGCCGGCCAGCCCATTCCTGGCGGCATCGATCGTGCGGCCTGCCGTTTCGAAAGTGCCGACCATGGCGCCCGAGTCGGAACTCCCGACCGCGCCGGAAACCCAGGACACGGCACCGGTCGACGCGAAGCTGGTTGAAGCGGCGCCCGTCGCTGAAATCACGGCGCCACCGTCCGATCTGGCTGCGCCGCTCGCCCCACCGTTGGTACAGTCACCGGCGGAGCCCAAGCTCGTTGCCCCGACCGCCGAAACGCCGGCCAAGCCGGCCGAAGCGCGCGCCGAACATCCGAAACACCCGGGCACTACTGCGGTTGCGCCAAAGTCGGCTGAGGCGCGCGTCGACCAGACCCGGCCGGCACCGAGGCCGCAACAACGCATGGGACAGGGCCAGCAGGGCCAGGGTCAGCACCAACAGCGGCCGCGTCAGGGCGGACAAGGCGTTCAGGGCGCACCGCGTCCACAATCGGGCGCGCCGTCCACTACCCAGTCGCGTCCCGGACAGGGCACGGGCAACCGCCCGCCGGGCAGTTCCACACAGGGCCAGCGGCCGGGTGGACCAGGTCGCGGCTTCCAGCAGCCGCCGCCATCGCGTCGCCCGGTTGCGCCGCGCTCACAGCGCCGCGCCGCCATCGCGGCCGCGCCGGTTGCGCCGCCGCCGCCCGCTCCGGCCAAGCCGGCCGGCCCCATCGTGCTGCCGCCGATCGTGACGGTGCGCGAACTGGCGGAAACACTGAATGTGCCGGTTGGCGAGATGCTGAAGAAGTTGCTCAAGATCAAGATTCTGGCGACCATCAATCAGACGCTGGACTACAATACCGCGTCGCTGATCGCTGAAGAGTTCGACCTCAAGACGAAGGCTTTGGACCAGGCGGACTCCAAAGTCGAAGCCAAGACCGTTGACCTGCGTTCCGTCGCGGACAAAGGCGCCGGGCATTCCCGCCCGCCCGTGGTCACCGTGCTCGGCCATGTCGACCACGGCAAGACCTCCCTGCTCGATGCCATTCGCAACACGAGCGTGGCCGCCGGCGAAGCGGGCGGCATCACGCAGCACATCGGCGCTTATCAGATCGAGAAGCAGGGACGGCTGATCACGTTCCTCGACACGCCCGGCCACGAGGCCTTCACAGCGATGCGCGCGCGCGGCGCCCAGTTGACGGACGTGGCCGTGCTGGTGGTGGCCGCCGACGACGGCGTGATGCCGCAGACGGTCGAGGCCATCAACCACGCGCGCGCGGCCAACGTGCCGATTGTCGTCGCGCTGAACAAGGTCGACCGCGAGTCGGCCGATCCGGCGCGCGTTATGCGCCAGCTGTCCGACCACGAACTGGTCGTCGAAGAGTGGGGCGGCACCGTACCGATGGTGAAAGTATCGGCGCGCAAGAACACCGGTATCGAGGAACTGCTCGATATGATCTTACTGGTGGCCGACCTTGAAGAGCATCGCGCCGACCCGCTGGCGTCGGCCGTCGGCACCGTCGTCGAAGCCGAAGTGGATCGCAGCCGCGGTCCCGTGGCGACCTTGCTGGTGCAAAACGGTACGCTGCACCAGAGCGACTATCTTGTGGTAGGCCAGGTCTGGGGGCGCGTGCGCGCCATGTTTGACGACCACGGCGCGCGCATTGCCGAGGCCCTGCCGTCCAAGCCCGTGCTGGTGCTCGGCCTGCCGACCGTGCCGGAAGCCGGCAGCACCTTCCAGGTGGTGAGCGACGAGCGCACGGCGCGCGATCTGGCGGGCCAGCGCGCGGTCGAACTGCAGAACGCCGGGGAGTTGAAGACCGCCAAGGCGCTGAGCCTGGACGACCTGTATGCGCAGATGCAGGCCGGCCGGATGCACGAATTGAACCTGATCCTGAAAGCCGATGTGAACGGCTCGCTCGAACCGATCCGCAATTCGCTCGAGCGCCTGAGCACGGACGCGTTGCACGTGCGCATTCTGCACCAGGGTCTGGGCAACGTGAGCGAATCGGATGTCAGCCTCGCGCTGGCGTCGGCGGCGATCGTCATCGCCTTCAACGTCGAGGTCGACAGCGCCGCCAAGCGCGTCGCCGCCGGCGAGGGCGTCGATGTCCGCCAATACTCGATCATCTACAAGTTGATCGAAGATGTGGACAAAGCGCTCAAGGGCCTGCTGGAGCCGACGTTCAAGGAAGTCATATCCGGGCGCGCCGAGGTGCGCGCGCTCTTCAAAGTGTCGAAGAAGCTAGTGGCGGGCTGTTTCATCACCGAGGGCAAGGCTGTGCGCAGCGGGCAGGTACGCCTCATGCGCGGCGGCAAGCAGATCTGGGACGGCCGCGTCGCCGGCCTGAAGCGATTTACCGAGGACGTGCGCGAAGTGCTGACCAACTTCGAGTGCGGCATCATGCTGGAAAACTACGAGGAGTTCAAGCCGGGCGATCTGCTCGTCTTCTATCACAAGGAAAAGGAAGCGTAG
- a CDS encoding DUF4981 domain-containing protein — MLRDWENPACLHINREPPRASFVPFADESGARDGDRAASPRFRLLNGRWRFHYGQSPDDVPPGFERADFDASAWAEIAVPGCWQMQGYGKPVYSNINYVIPMDPPYVPDANPVGVYRRQFTVPDEWDGQPVFIVFEAVASAFELWVNGQRVGFSKGSHMPGEFRLTSVLRAGVNTLAVKVYQWSDGTYLEDQDMWRMSGIFRDVYLLARPALRIRDVQVRTYFDLGIRDGTLALRVELANEGAPAAARVRARLLDPQGALAAEMAVGEMVTVTALGVAARGASIIIKSPQHWSSELPNLYMLLLTLHDADGNVTEALRFVVGFRQVEIRDGQLLVNGVPVKLQGVNRHDTHPDTGYAVPREALERDIVLMKQHNVNTARCAHYPPDPYWLDLCDRFGLYVIDEADLETHGLGNYGPNVLNEGSEWRAAFLDRAERMVYRDQNHPSIIIWSLGNEAGYGANHRAMAEWIVGIDPTRPIHMESATGWPVYQGAADAPHIDLVSVMYPSVDKLIELAQTPREKRPVFMCEYAHAMGNGPGNLKEYWEAIRTYPRLIGGCVWEWADHGIRQQTADGRPWFAYGGDFGDEPNDGTFCIDGLNFPDRIPHTGLLEYKKVLEPVLVEALDLVSGRVRITNRYAFRTLSHLRANWNVMRDSAVVQAGDLAGLDVPAGECREVTVPYKLTETDYGDCWLNISFTLASDEPWAWRGHEVAWAQFALSVTRRQSTIPAHHTNLTISHDRERRTSNVVGDGFALSFDSHGMLAAWEQRGQPLLTQGPRLNLWRAPTDNDVQIAVAWRKHGLDRLQHRTESFVIDETDGAVQVATSVVLAGYALPPAARCVYRYTIRGDGDVRLEVEFTPLSALPALPRVGVQLRLPSRYDQVAWYGLGPHESYPDRRESVRVGVYRGTVQEQYVPYIKPQENGNKSDVRWAAITDVGGVGLLVVGQPLINLSAHHYTPEDFTRAKHAHELVRRDETIVHVDYLQAGLGSEACGPAPLACYQIDPRPMQFSLRLRAFDAARDDPMQR; from the coding sequence ATGCTGCGTGACTGGGAGAACCCGGCATGCCTGCATATCAACCGCGAGCCGCCGCGCGCTTCGTTTGTGCCGTTTGCCGATGAATCCGGCGCACGGGACGGCGATCGCGCTGCGTCGCCGCGCTTCCGGTTGCTGAACGGCCGCTGGCGTTTCCACTACGGCCAGTCGCCGGATGACGTGCCGCCCGGTTTCGAGCGCGCCGACTTTGACGCGTCGGCGTGGGCCGAGATCGCGGTGCCTGGTTGCTGGCAGATGCAGGGCTATGGCAAGCCGGTCTACTCGAACATCAACTACGTCATCCCGATGGACCCGCCGTATGTGCCTGACGCGAACCCGGTCGGCGTCTACCGGCGCCAGTTCACCGTGCCCGATGAGTGGGATGGTCAACCGGTATTCATCGTCTTCGAGGCGGTGGCGTCGGCGTTCGAGCTGTGGGTGAACGGTCAGCGCGTTGGCTTCAGTAAAGGCAGCCACATGCCGGGCGAGTTCCGTCTGACGTCGGTTCTGCGCGCCGGTGTGAACACGCTGGCCGTGAAAGTATACCAGTGGTCGGACGGAACGTATTTGGAAGATCAGGATATGTGGCGCATGTCCGGCATCTTCCGTGACGTTTATCTGCTGGCGCGCCCGGCGCTGCGGATTCGCGACGTGCAGGTGCGCACCTATTTCGATCTTGGAATTCGCGATGGCACGCTGGCGCTGCGCGTGGAATTGGCGAATGAGGGCGCGCCGGCCGCGGCGCGCGTGCGCGCACGTCTGCTCGACCCGCAGGGTGCGTTAGCCGCCGAAATGGCGGTGGGCGAAATGGTGACCGTGACCGCGCTGGGCGTTGCGGCGCGCGGTGCGTCCATCATCATCAAATCGCCGCAGCACTGGTCGTCCGAGTTGCCGAATCTGTACATGCTGCTGCTGACCCTGCACGACGCCGACGGCAACGTGACCGAGGCCTTGCGGTTCGTGGTCGGCTTCCGGCAGGTGGAGATTCGCGACGGGCAGTTGCTGGTCAACGGCGTTCCGGTCAAACTGCAGGGCGTCAACCGCCACGATACGCATCCCGACACCGGGTACGCCGTGCCGCGCGAGGCGCTCGAACGCGATATTGTGCTTATGAAGCAGCACAACGTCAACACGGCGCGCTGCGCGCACTACCCGCCCGACCCGTACTGGCTCGACCTGTGCGACCGGTTCGGGCTGTACGTCATTGACGAGGCCGACCTGGAGACGCATGGCCTCGGCAATTACGGCCCGAATGTATTGAACGAAGGCTCCGAATGGCGCGCGGCGTTTCTCGACCGCGCCGAGCGCATGGTGTACCGTGATCAGAACCATCCATCGATCATCATCTGGTCGCTGGGCAACGAGGCCGGCTACGGGGCCAATCACCGCGCGATGGCGGAGTGGATCGTCGGGATCGATCCGACGCGCCCGATCCACATGGAGAGCGCGACCGGCTGGCCGGTCTATCAGGGCGCGGCCGATGCGCCGCACATCGACCTGGTCAGCGTGATGTACCCGAGCGTGGACAAGCTGATCGAATTGGCGCAGACGCCGCGCGAGAAGCGCCCGGTCTTCATGTGCGAGTATGCGCACGCGATGGGCAACGGGCCTGGCAATCTCAAGGAATACTGGGAAGCGATTCGCACGTACCCGCGCCTGATCGGCGGCTGCGTGTGGGAGTGGGCCGATCACGGCATCCGGCAGCAGACCGCCGACGGCAGGCCGTGGTTCGCGTATGGCGGCGACTTCGGCGACGAGCCGAATGACGGCACGTTCTGCATAGACGGCCTGAACTTCCCGGACCGCATCCCGCATACGGGATTGCTCGAATACAAGAAGGTACTCGAGCCAGTGCTTGTCGAGGCGCTCGATTTGGTCTCCGGGCGTGTGCGGATCACCAACCGTTATGCATTTCGTACGCTGTCGCACCTGCGCGCGAACTGGAACGTGATGCGCGATAGTGCGGTTGTGCAAGCGGGCGATCTCGCTGGGCTTGACGTGCCCGCCGGCGAGTGCCGCGAAGTTACCGTTCCGTACAAACTGACTGAAACGGACTACGGCGACTGCTGGCTGAACATCTCGTTCACGCTCGCCAGTGACGAACCATGGGCGTGGCGGGGCCATGAGGTGGCGTGGGCACAGTTCGCGCTGTCGGTGACGCGTAGGCAATCAACTATCCCCGCACACCACACGAACCTGACCATAAGTCACGACCGCGAGCGACGCACGTCGAATGTCGTCGGCGACGGTTTTGCGCTAAGCTTTGATTCGCATGGCATGCTGGCCGCGTGGGAGCAGCGCGGCCAGCCGTTGCTCACGCAAGGGCCACGGCTCAATCTCTGGCGCGCGCCGACGGACAACGACGTGCAGATTGCGGTCGCGTGGCGCAAACATGGCCTCGACCGGCTTCAGCATCGTACAGAGTCATTTGTCATTGATGAGACGGATGGCGCGGTACAAGTTGCGACCAGCGTCGTGCTGGCCGGGTATGCGCTGCCGCCGGCCGCGCGTTGTGTCTATCGTTATACGATTCGTGGCGATGGCGACGTGCGACTGGAAGTAGAATTCACGCCGCTGTCGGCGCTGCCGGCGCTGCCGCGTGTCGGCGTGCAGCTACGCCTGCCGAGCCGGTACGATCAGGTGGCGTGGTACGGCCTGGGGCCGCACGAGTCGTATCCCGACCGCCGCGAGAGCGTGCGGGTCGGTGTGTACCGGGGGACGGTGCAGGAGCAGTATGTGCCGTACATCAAGCCGCAGGAGAACGGTAACAAGTCCGACGTGCGCTGGGCGGCGATTACCGATGTGGGCGGCGTGGGCTTGCTCGTCGTGGGGCAGCCGCTGATCAATCTCAGCGCGCATCACTATACGCCCGAGGACTTCACGCGGGCCAAACACGCCCACGAACTGGTGCGGCGCGACGAGACGATTGTGCATGTGGATTACCTGCAGGCCGGGCTGGGCAGCGAGGCGTGCGGTCCGGCGCCGCTGGCATGCTACCAGATTGACCCGCGCCCGATGCAGTTCAGCCTGCGTCTGCGCGCGTTCGATGCGGCACGCGACGATCCGATGCAGCGGTAG
- a CDS encoding UDP-glucose--hexose-1-phosphate uridylyltransferase, whose translation MDLLSRPHRRYNPLTGDWVLVSPQRTQRPWLGQVETLPPVSAPTHDPACYLCPGNARAGGVRNPAYESTFVFDNDFAALRPDSEGGQIDTGGLLRAESERGLCRVVCFSPRHDLTLPDMSLPDVQRVVDVWATQTEELGARDDIRHVQVFENKGAMMGASNPHPHGQIWASESVPTEPAREMHHLARYHESRARCMLCDYVALELALGERLVLENAHWVALVPFWAVWPFEVLLLPRRHVVSLPGLHDSERDALADAIRRLTSTYDALFGVSFPYSMGFHQAPFDGHAHAEAHLHAHYYPPLLRSATVRKFMVGFEMLGSPQRDLTAESAAERLRAISSGA comes from the coding sequence ATGGATCTCCTTTCGCGTCCCCACCGCCGCTACAACCCGCTGACGGGTGACTGGGTGCTCGTATCTCCGCAGCGCACGCAGCGCCCGTGGCTTGGGCAGGTGGAGACGCTGCCGCCAGTGAGCGCGCCGACGCATGACCCGGCCTGCTACCTGTGCCCCGGCAACGCGCGCGCGGGCGGGGTGCGCAACCCCGCTTACGAATCGACGTTCGTGTTCGACAATGACTTTGCGGCACTGCGCCCCGACAGCGAAGGCGGCCAGATCGACACCGGCGGGCTGTTGCGCGCGGAATCGGAACGCGGTCTCTGCCGCGTCGTCTGCTTCTCGCCGCGTCACGACCTGACGCTGCCGGACATGTCGCTGCCCGACGTGCAGCGCGTGGTGGATGTGTGGGCGACGCAGACCGAGGAGCTTGGCGCGCGCGACGATATCCGGCACGTGCAGGTCTTCGAAAACAAGGGCGCCATGATGGGCGCGAGCAACCCGCACCCGCACGGCCAGATCTGGGCGAGCGAGAGCGTGCCGACCGAGCCAGCCAGGGAGATGCACCACCTGGCGCGCTACCACGAATCGCGGGCGCGCTGCATGTTGTGCGACTACGTGGCGCTCGAACTGGCGCTGGGCGAGCGGCTGGTGCTGGAGAATGCGCACTGGGTCGCGCTCGTGCCGTTCTGGGCGGTCTGGCCGTTCGAAGTGCTGTTGCTGCCCCGGCGGCATGTCGTGTCGCTGCCCGGTCTGCACGATAGCGAGCGCGACGCGCTGGCCGACGCGATCCGGCGGCTGACTTCCACCTACGACGCGCTGTTTGGCGTCTCCTTCCCCTACTCCATGGGCTTTCACCAGGCGCCGTTCGACGGGCACGCGCACGCCGAGGCGCACCTGCACGCGCACTACTACCCGCCGCTGTTGCGCTCGGCCACGGTGCGGAAGTTCATGGTCGGCTTTGAAATGCTGGGCTCGCCGCAGCGCGATCTGACGGCGGAAAGCGCCGCCGAGCGCCTGCGCGCCATATCAAGCGGAGCGTGA
- a CDS encoding bifunctional oligoribonuclease/PAP phosphatase NrnA: MTTRFVDNITAREALDLIRNAGRCYISAHVAPDGDALGSALGLYWALTQMGKTVRVACADPVPEMFDYLPGAHIVRRQKPDADELLLLLDSSDLQRLGSLYDETLFRDRPIVNIDHHVTNVRFGTVNWVEPAAASTAEIITELVRALDAPLDPRVATCLLTGMATDTLGFRTSSTSPALMETAAELMRAGAPLSEIIERSFNTRDLSDLRLQGHVLAAMQVEDGVIWSDCTLQMRRESGSTENGSGGLANMLLSVRGAKVAVMFIEKDREKVEISLRARPGHNISGVAFNLGGGGHPQAAGATLSLSMADAHHKVLPLVRAALDPLR, encoded by the coding sequence ATGACCACACGATTTGTCGATAACATCACTGCGCGCGAGGCGTTGGACCTGATCCGCAACGCCGGGCGCTGCTACATCAGCGCGCATGTTGCCCCCGACGGCGATGCATTGGGCTCGGCGCTCGGCCTGTACTGGGCGCTCACCCAGATGGGCAAAACGGTGCGCGTGGCCTGCGCCGACCCGGTGCCGGAGATGTTCGACTACCTGCCGGGCGCGCATATCGTGCGCCGCCAGAAGCCGGACGCCGACGAGTTGCTGCTGTTGCTCGATTCGAGCGATCTCCAGCGGCTTGGCTCGCTGTACGACGAGACGCTCTTTCGCGACCGCCCGATCGTCAACATTGATCACCATGTGACCAACGTGCGTTTTGGGACGGTCAACTGGGTCGAGCCGGCTGCCGCCTCGACCGCCGAGATCATCACCGAGCTTGTGCGCGCACTGGACGCGCCGCTGGACCCGCGCGTCGCCACTTGCCTGCTGACCGGCATGGCAACTGACACGCTCGGCTTTCGCACATCCAGCACCTCACCCGCATTGATGGAGACCGCCGCGGAGCTCATGCGCGCCGGCGCGCCGTTGAGCGAGATCATCGAGCGGTCGTTCAATACGCGCGACCTGTCCGACCTGCGCCTGCAGGGGCATGTGCTGGCCGCCATGCAGGTCGAAGACGGCGTCATCTGGTCGGACTGCACGCTGCAGATGCGGCGCGAGTCGGGCTCGACCGAAAACGGCTCCGGCGGGCTGGCCAACATGCTGTTGAGCGTGCGCGGGGCCAAGGTCGCCGTGATGTTCATCGAAAAAGACCGCGAGAAAGTCGAAATTTCGCTGCGCGCCCGCCCGGGCCACAATATCTCCGGCGTGGCTTTCAATCTGGGCGGCGGCGGCCACCCGCAGGCGGCCGGCGCCACGCTGTCGCTGTCGATGGCCGATGCCCATCACAAGGTGCTGCCGCTGGTGCGCGCAGCGCTCGACCCGCTGCGCTGA
- the nusA gene encoding transcription termination/antitermination protein NusA, with the protein MKSEFQAAINQVANDRNLPREVIIDAIRMALVSAYKRDFGSLANLVASLDPNTGNARIFAEKQVVEVIDDPNLQILYDEALTIDPEVIVGSIVKVDITPSNFGRIAAQTAKQVILQRIREAKRDHLFTNYAEREGEMVTGVVSYVGPAGVTLNLGDEAEATLPSEEMIKGEYYRRDQRVRAYIYKVEKVQRGPQILVSRTHKKMLLRLLEMEVPEIANGVVEVRAIAREPGQRSKVAVSAQQPGIDPVGACVGMRGGRIQHIVEELSGEKIDIVPWSADTAQFIANALSPAKVTSVTLGDGKTATVIVPDKMLSLAIGKEGQNARLAAKLTGWRIDIVNQTDAATRALRFAEEEAVRVEQDRRRREDEERRRADAAALLAEAEVGLDTLDTVQSAVTSVSESTETELVLAALPAEGAVDELEAAESVGDIDLAEVAIEVPADASTEEDDGGQPAMKGQKKAKKGKREIALEQRQAAERKKKAAAAPRHPVADDDLDWQHLRNVKADEILKEEEIPAPATEQKGEPEE; encoded by the coding sequence ATGAAAAGCGAATTTCAGGCCGCGATTAATCAGGTAGCAAACGACCGTAATTTGCCGCGCGAGGTTATTATCGACGCCATTCGCATGGCGCTCGTTTCGGCCTACAAGCGCGATTTTGGCAGCTTGGCCAATCTGGTCGCCTCGCTCGATCCGAACACGGGCAATGCGCGCATTTTCGCAGAAAAGCAGGTGGTCGAGGTCATCGATGATCCGAACCTGCAGATTCTCTACGATGAAGCGCTCACGATCGATCCGGAGGTCATCGTCGGCAGCATCGTGAAAGTGGATATCACGCCGAGTAACTTCGGCCGCATTGCCGCGCAGACCGCGAAGCAGGTCATCCTGCAGCGCATTCGCGAGGCCAAGCGTGACCACCTGTTCACGAACTACGCCGAGCGCGAAGGAGAGATGGTCACCGGGGTCGTGAGCTACGTCGGTCCGGCGGGTGTCACGCTCAACCTGGGCGATGAAGCGGAAGCAACGCTGCCCTCCGAAGAGATGATCAAGGGCGAGTATTACCGCCGCGATCAGCGTGTGCGCGCCTACATTTATAAAGTAGAGAAGGTACAGCGCGGACCGCAGATCCTGGTCAGCCGCACGCACAAGAAGATGCTGTTGCGCCTGCTCGAGATGGAAGTGCCGGAAATCGCCAACGGCGTCGTGGAAGTGCGCGCCATTGCGCGCGAGCCCGGCCAGCGCTCCAAGGTGGCCGTCAGCGCCCAGCAACCGGGCATCGACCCGGTCGGTGCGTGCGTCGGCATGCGCGGCGGGCGCATCCAGCACATCGTGGAGGAATTGAGCGGCGAAAAGATCGACATCGTGCCGTGGAGCGCGGATACGGCGCAGTTCATTGCCAACGCCCTCAGCCCGGCCAAGGTCACATCGGTCACGCTCGGCGACGGCAAGACGGCGACGGTCATCGTGCCGGACAAGATGCTGTCGCTCGCGATTGGCAAGGAAGGCCAGAATGCGCGCCTGGCGGCGAAGCTGACCGGCTGGCGCATCGACATCGTCAATCAGACCGATGCCGCGACGCGCGCTCTGCGCTTTGCCGAGGAAGAAGCGGTGCGCGTTGAGCAGGATCGCCGCCGCCGCGAAGACGAGGAACGCCGGCGCGCAGACGCGGCGGCGCTGCTGGCCGAAGCCGAAGTCGGGTTGGACACGCTCGATACGGTCCAGAGCGCAGTCACGTCCGTGAGCGAGTCAACGGAGACGGAACTGGTGCTGGCCGCGTTGCCCGCCGAGGGCGCCGTGGACGAGTTGGAAGCGGCCGAGTCGGTTGGCGATATTGACCTCGCCGAGGTCGCGATCGAGGTGCCGGCCGATGCCTCCACCGAGGAAGACGACGGCGGGCAGCCCGCGATGAAGGGGCAGAAGAAAGCCAAGAAGGGCAAGCGCGAAATCGCGCTCGAGCAGCGGCAGGCCGCCGAGCGCAAGAAGAAGGCCGCCGCCGCGCCGCGCCACCCTGTGGCGGACGACGATCTGGATTGGCAGCACTTGCGGAACGTCAAGGCCGATGAGATTTTGAAGGAAGAAGAAATCCCGGCGCCGGCCACGGAACAGAAAGGTGAGCCTGAAGAGTAA
- a CDS encoding YlxR family protein: MSLKSNRPPRRQPQRTCVVCHTTSDKRALVRIVRLAAGGVQVDERGKLPGRGAYLCQQASCWQTALHTPVLQHALNTQLSESERSQLEEYARRFVVNDSTPVENTRQRQR; the protein is encoded by the coding sequence GTGAGCCTGAAGAGTAACCGACCGCCCCGCCGCCAGCCGCAGCGCACCTGTGTGGTTTGCCACACAACGTCCGACAAACGGGCGCTGGTGCGGATCGTGCGCCTGGCCGCGGGCGGTGTGCAAGTGGACGAGCGCGGCAAGTTGCCGGGGCGCGGCGCGTACCTCTGCCAGCAGGCATCCTGTTGGCAGACGGCGCTGCACACGCCCGTTTTGCAGCACGCGCTCAACACACAGTTGTCCGAATCAGAACGCAGCCAACTGGAAGAGTATGCCAGACGGTTCGTTGTCAACGACAGTACGCCAGTGGAGAACACGCGGCAGCGGCAACGCTGA
- the rbfA gene encoding 30S ribosome-binding factor RbfA, whose product MATTKRQQRVNHLIQQEISKLIEYEMEDPRLNNITVSGVEVSPDLRHARVYVVGFTDPAREKDVRAGLARAVPFLRRELGRRVQLRLVPELSFTFDHSIDRGARIEELLREAGDTQSEA is encoded by the coding sequence ATGGCAACGACGAAGCGCCAGCAGCGCGTAAATCACCTGATCCAGCAGGAGATCAGCAAGCTAATTGAATACGAGATGGAAGACCCGCGCCTGAACAATATTACCGTCAGCGGCGTCGAGGTCTCGCCCGACCTGCGGCATGCCCGCGTCTATGTGGTCGGCTTCACCGATCCGGCGCGCGAGAAGGATGTGCGCGCCGGTCTGGCGCGCGCGGTGCCGTTCCTGCGCCGCGAACTGGGCCGCCGCGTGCAGTTGCGGCTGGTGCCGGAGCTTTCGTTTACTTTTGATCACTCGATCGACCGGGGCGCCCGAATCGAGGAACTGTTGCGCGAGGCCGGCGATACGCAATCCGAGGCCTAG